Genomic window (Salvelinus namaycush isolate Seneca chromosome 10, SaNama_1.0, whole genome shotgun sequence):
AAACACCTTTAtatatcgaaggagtgccttttTGAATTCacggcctgcacatgcgcagtttgACGCCGATGACGTCTTCAGTTAGCCAACGTCACTAGGACATCGCCTACAAGCGTGACCGGGGATTTCTGGAGACGCAGTTTCTACCTATTTTCATAGCGTACTTACTGTCTTTGCTCAGACCATTTAGGCCTCAACACTTCCTAAAGACCCTTCATCATCATGTCCACTGAGTTCTTCAGTCAGCTGGGTGGATGCATTAACCGTCCACTAAACCAAGTGGTATGTGCTGCCATGCTCTCCACAGCTTTTTGAGCCCCTGCGCTCACAACACCCCTGATATACTTTAGTCCTCTACGTTAATAAATGATGATCGATCTGTCCTTTACATTAATAAATGATGGTCGATCTATCCTTTACATTAATAAATGATGGTCGATCTGTACTTTACATTAATAAATGATGGTCGATCTGTACTTTACATTAATAAATGATGGTCGATCTGTACTTTACATTAATAAATGATGGCATTGGTCGATCTGTACTTTACATTAATAAATGATGGTCGAGCTGTCCTTTACATTAATAAATGATGGTCGATCTGTCCTTTACATTAATAAATGATGATCGATCTGTCCTTTACATTAATAAATGATGGTCGATCTGTCCTTTACATTAATAAATGATGGTCGATCTGTACTTTACATTAATAAATGATGGTCGATCTGTACTTTACATTAATAAATGATGGTCGATCTGTACTTTACATTAATAAATGATGGCATTGGTCGATCTGTACTTTACATTAATAAATGATGGTCGAGCTGTCCTTTACATTGATAAATGATGGTCGATCTGTCCTTTACATTAATAAATGATGGTCGATCTGTCCTTTACATTAATAAATGATGGTCGATCTGTACTTTACATTAATACATGATGGTCGATCTGTACTTTACATTAATAAATGATGGTCGATCTGTACTTTACATTAATAAATGATGGTCGATCTGTCCTTTACATTAATAAATGATGGCGTTGGTCAATCTGTCCTTTACATTAATAAATGATGGTCGATCTGTACTTTACATTAATAAATGATGGTCGATCTGTACTTTACATTAATAAATGATGGTCGATCTGTACTTTACATTAATAAATGATGGTCGATCTGTACTTTACATTAATAAATGATGGTCGATCTGTACTTTACATTAATAAATGATGGTCGATCTGTACTTTACATTAATAAATGATGGTCGATCTGTACTTTACATTAATAAATGATGGTCGATCTGTACTTTAATAAATGATGGTCGATCTGTACTTTAATAAATGATGGTCGATCAGTACTTTACATTAATAAATGATGGTCGATCTGTACTTTACATTAATAAATGATGGTCGATCTGTACTTTAATAAATGATGGTCAATCTGTACTTTACATTAATAAATGATGGTCGATCTGTACTTTACATTAAAAAATGATGGTCGATCTGTACTTTACATTAATAAATGATGGTCGATCTGTCCTTTACATTAATAAATGATGGTCGATCTGTCCTTTACATTAATAAATGATGGTCGATCTGTACTTTACATTAATAAATGATGGTCGATCTGTCTTTTACATTAATAAATGATGGTCGATCTGTACTTTACATTAATAAATGATGGTCGATCTGGCCTTTACATTAATAAATGATGGTCGATCTGTACTTTACATTAATAAATGATGGTCGATCTGTACTTTACATTAATAAATGATGGTCGATCTGTACTTTACATTAATAAATGATTGTTGATCTGTCCTTCACATTAAAAAAGGATGTGGATAGACTAGGGCTGTGTTACTATGGGTAAAGGACTATAAAAGGCACCAGGACCTGTTTGGCAACATACCGTAGCTGTGTGTCTAAGAAATAGACTCCCTCCCCCATAGGGTCTGTGTTGCTCTGCACAACGTGATAACACAAGGCTCTTCCCCCAGACCGGCCCCAGTCAGGACCCCTTCCTCTCACCTCCACTGCAGGCTATATTTAAAATGAGTCTCCCAGTCAGGACCCCTTCCTCTCACCTCCACTGCAGGCTATATTTAACAAGAGTCTCCCAGTCAGGACCCCCTCGTCTCCCCAAGTTCAGCTCAGCAGCCTGGACACTTGAAATGGCCCTAAAcgacacactgtctgtctgctaggaaGGAGTCTGGATCCAAACtagacactgtctgtctgctaaGAAGGAGACTGGATCCAAACtagacactgtctgtctgctaggaaGGAGCCTGGATCCAAACtagacactgtctgtctgctaaGAAGGAGACTGGATCCAAACtagacactgtctgtctgctaaGAAGGAGACTGGATCCAAACTAGACACTGTGTCTGCTAAGAAGGAGACTGGATCCAAACtagacactgtctgtctgctaggaaGGAACCTGGATCCAAACtagacactgtctgtctgctaggaaGGAGTCTGGATCCAAactacacactgtctgtctgctaggaaGGAGACTGGATCCAAactacacactgtctgtctgctaggaaGGAACCTGGATACAAactacacactgtctgtctgctaggaaGGAACCTGGATCCAAactacacactgtctgtctgctaggaaGGAGACTGGATCCAAACtagacactgtctgtctgctaaGAAGGAACCTGGATCCAAactacacactgtctgtctgctaggaaGGAACCTGGATCCAAACtagacactgtctgtctgctaggaaGGAGTCTGGATCCAAactacacactgtctgtctgctaggaaGGAGACTGGATCCAAactacacactgtctgtctgctaggaaGGAGACTGGATCCAAactacacactgtctgtctgctaggaaGGAGTCTGGATCCAAAcgacacactgtctgtctgctaggaaGGAGTCTGGATCCAAACtagacactgtctgtctgctaggaaGGAGACTGGATCCAAACtagacactgtctgtctgctaggaaGGAGTCTGGATCCAAACtagacactgtctgtctgctaggaaGGAGTCTGGATCCAAactacacactgtctgtctgctaggaaGGAGACTGGATCCAAACtagacactgtctgtctgctaggaaGGAGACTGGATCCAAactacacactgtctgtctgctaggaaGGAACCTGGATCCAAACtagacactgtctgtctgctaggaaGGAGTCTGGATCCAAACtagacactgtctgtctgctaggaaGGAGACTGGATCCAAACtagacactgtctgtctgctaggaaGGAGTCTGGATCCAAactacacactgtctgtctgctaggaaGGAGACTGGATCCAAACTAGACACTGTATGTCTGCTAGGAAGGAACCTGGATCCAAACtagacactgtctgtctgctaggaaGGAACCTGGATCCAAACtagacactgtctgtctgctaggaaGGAGACTGGATCCAAAcgacacactgtctgtctgctaggaaGGAACCTGGATCCAAactacacactgtctgtctgctaggaaGGAGACTGGATCCAAACtagacactgtctgtctgctaaGGAACCTGGATCCAaactagatactgtctgtctgctaggaaGGAGACTGGATCCAAactacacactgtctgtctgctaggaaGGAGACTGGATCCAAACtagacactgtctgtctgctaggaaGGAGTCTGGATCCAAactacacactgtctgtctgctaggaaGGAGACTGGATGCAAACtagacactgtctgtctgctaggaaGGAGTCTGGATCCAAACtagacactgtctgtctgctaaGAAGGAACCTGGATCCAAactacacactgtctgtctgctaggaaGGAGACTGGATCCAAACTAGACACTGTATGTCTGCTAGGAAGGAACCTGGATCCAAACtagacactgtctgtctgctaggaaGGAGTCTGGATCCAAactacacactgtctgtctgctaggaaGGAGACTGGATCCAAACTAGACACTGTATGTCTGCTAGGAAGGAACCTGGATCCAAACtagacactgtctgtctgctaggaaGGAACCTGGATCCAAACtagacactgtctgtctgctaggaaGGAACCTGGATCCAAACtagacactgtctgtctgctaggaaGGAGTCTGGATCCAAatgacacactgtctgtctgctaggaaGGAGACTGGATCCAAactacacactgtctgtctgctaggaaGGAGTCTGGATCCAAactacacactgtctgtctgctaggaaGGAACCTGGATCCAAactacacactgtctgtctgctaggaaGGAGTCTGGATCCAAAcgacacactgtctgtctgctaggaaGGAGACTGGATACAAactacacactgtctgtctgctaggaaGGAGACTGGATACAAactacacactgtctgtctgctaggaaGGAGACTGGATCCAAACtagacactgtctgtctgctaggaaGGAGACTGGATCCAAACtagacactgtctgtctgctaggaaGGAGTCTGGATCCAAactacacactgtctgtctgctaggaaGGAGACTGGATCCAAAcgacacactgtctgtctgctaggaaGGAGACTGGATCCAAatgacacactgtctgtctgctaggaaGGAGTCTGGATCCAAACTGAATCTGCTCTATTTTACTGCTCTATCGTTTACCTCATGATTTCGTCTGTTCTgttcaacggcatcatgaactttaccaagtaccaggacattttggcccaaaaacaataaaaagtgactccaaaatgacactatACATGATTTACTATTAGTTTTTATTGAGCACataataatctgaaacacaacctaaACAAACCGCAAACGCAtcaaacaagtttgtagagtcacaagcatgatgtagtcattgcatgctatgaaaatgggaccaaatactaaacttttgactacttaatttataataatatttaagggtgtcaatcattttgacccctaccttgatgagaaacaaaatctctttctctgagcgattgtattagtataaaacaaTATCATTTCCCAATTTTTtcgagcatacaatatagctcagtatttgaataatGTATTATGTACAGTCATTActtcatctttatcaagggggtcaatcatttcagaccccactgAATCTTAAccacatctctgtctctctccctctccatccttctctctcactccctccctccctctccatccttctctccctccctccctctctcccactccctctccatccccctctctctctcactccctccctctcactccctccctccacccctctctctcactccctccctctcactccctccctctcactccctccctctcacNNNNNNNNNNNNNNNNNNNNNNNNNNNNNNNNNNNNNNNNNNNNNNNNNNNNNNNNNNNNNNNNNNNNNNNNNNNNNNNNNNNNNNNNNNNNNNNNNNNNtccccctccacccctctctctcactccctccctccctccctctctctcactctcctccatccctccctccccctccctccctccctccctccactccctctccatccttctctccctccctccctctctctctctcactccctccctctcactccctccctccttccatccctctctctcactcactccctccatccctctctctcactccctctccatccctctctcactccctccctccctttccatcaaacatttcgctacattcgcaataacatctgctaaacacgtgtatgtgaccaataaaattttatctgattttgatttgatctctttctccatctccctccctctccaccccccctccctctctccctctctgaaaaCAAACCTCTTGACTTCTCTACACACCCCATGAACCTACATGAAGAGATGTAACACGTCTCATAAAATGGTGTGGAGTAGTGGAGCCTTTAGGGACAAACTGAGCCAAGATAAGCCAGGGATGGTCATCAGTCTATCTATTCATAATAAACCTTCATTGGGATCAGATATTTTATACTAGACCACATTTTCCAGCGCAATTCACTATGCAAATTACCAAATGACTTAGTCATCgtctggagatagagagagagagagagagaaagagagagagagaaagagagagagagagggagaggtaaagaaagggaaagagagagagagagagagagagagagagagagagagagagagagagagagagaaagagcgagacagagacagactgcaACTACACAAGTTCTCCCACCGACAGACACTGGCAACCTGGGTGTGTCTCAGCCATACAcagaataattaattaattaaattatCTCTTTTAAACCACAGCACTCGCAGTTGAGACAATATCATCGAATAAACACCACCCATTTGAGATAACAATTGTAGCCTACATATCGGTGGCATGCTACAATTATATTTGCGTTATAAATGTGAATTGTTGTGACACCGGACTGCAAAAAAATACATAATGTTTTGCCCCAGCGGTGCGTAAAGTATAATCAAACAATAAATAGGCCTTAACAATTAAATGCATAGACGGGCATTATAAACACTTTATACTGGTTTTCGTCTGAACTATTTTCAACAGATAAAACATAAGAAAAACTTGCTTGACATTTTCCCATAGAGAATGTAGTATATTCTGTTACTAAGAGCAACATGTACAGCAAGCCTATAGATAAAGAGATCATTTAAACGTAACGTATAACAGTGAACACCAAGCAggtgcatacagaccgcttaatGTCATCCCCAACCGGAATAGAACTTCTCCCAACGATTCTGAATGACTTACCGCTTTGCTCCCCCAGAAAGACCAGTTTGAATTTTCTTAAGGGGTTCCCAAAGTCACTACCCACAGACATATTTTTGGGGCGAATTTCTAACAGAGTAGGAGAATTAAACGGTTGTTCCCCAGTGGTCCGGGGTTGTGGTGCTGATGATGGATGTGAAACTGAAAAGCGACGTCTCAACCCGTTCAATCTGCTCTCTCCGCGATGGAAGTGCTACTGACTGCCTCCTGTCCGTTTCAACGGCAATCTGCGCATGCGCGGTTtgctctctcctcgctctctgtTTGTCTGCCGCCCCCTCCCTTTCTGCTCTGGCACATGACGTCATGCGAAACGGAAGTAAAGGGAAAGCGTTCCCctaccctttttttttttttactcttgtGCGCTACATTTTAGATTAGTTAGGCCATAAGGCCTACTCAGTTTCAAACCTCATCCGTTACGTCTTGCTCCCTCTCTACTACTTGAGTGACCCATGATgattacacagacagacagacagacagacagacagacagacagacagacagacagacagacagacaatcccCATTCTTAACTTTTCCAACACAATATAACAATTAGACAATATAAACAAACATTTTTATTATTTACAGAAGTTACAAGTATTTGTTGCTGCATATAAGGCAGGTGGACTAAGATGATCCAGAACTAACCATATTGTATTGACATTCTATTTCAACAAGATAACAATTATTTAAACAGTGCAATTGATATTTGACGCATAGCATATTATTGTGATTAAAGCTGATGAGATATTGGTCATATGATTATAAAATTACAATtcggtgtaaaaaaaaaaaaaaaaaaaacatctcaaaCATAAACTCAGTCTCTATAATGTCACTCACCAAAATGCCTCTGTGTTAAAGAGAAACTTAAATATTAAGCTAACTTTAACTTTGTTGTCTTCTGCAACTAGAAACCTGAATGAACAACATCCCTGGGATAACAGCAAGTATACAGTTTTCAATGTGCACCCAGAGACCACGTTCCATCCTTCAAATGATCGAAAATCACCCCCTTCCCCCTGTAGGGATACTGAACCCCCTTCCCCCTGTGGGGATACTGAACCCCCTTCCCCCTGTAGAGAAACTGAACCCCCTTCCCCCTGTAGGGATACTGAACCCCCTTCCCCCTGTGGGGATACTGAACCCCCTTCCCCCTGTGGGGATACTGAACCCCCTTCCCCCTGTGGGGATACTGAACCCCCTTCCCCGTGTAGGGATACTGAACCCCCTTCCCCCTGTGGGGATACTGAACCCCCTTCCCCCTGTAGGGATACTGAACCCCCTTCCCCGTGTGGGGATACTGAACCCCCTTCCCCCTGTAGGGATACTGAACCCCCTTCCCCGTGTGGGGATACTGAACCCCCTTCCCCATGTGGGGATACTGAACCCCCTTCCCCCTGTGGGGATACTGAACCCCCTTCCCCCTGTGGGGATACTGAACCCCCTTCCCCTGTAGGGATATTGAACCCCTTCCCGTGTAGGGATACTGAACCCCCTTCCCCCTGTAGGTAACTGAACCCCTTCCCCCTGTGGGGATACTGAACCCCTTCCCCTGTGGGGATACTGAACCCCCTTCCCCGTGTAGGGACTGAACCCCCTTCCCCTGTGGGGATACTGAACCCCTTCCCCCTGTAGGGATACTGAACCCCCTTCCCCTTTAGGGATACTGAACCCCTTCCCCGTGTGGGATACTGAACCCCCTCCCCCTGTGGGGATACTGAACCCCCTTCCCCTGTGGGATACTGAACCCCTTCCCCCTGTGGGGATACTGAACCCCCTTCCCCCTGTGGGGATACTGAACCCCCTTCCCCGTGTGGGGATACTGAACCCTCCCCCCCTGTAGGGATATTGAACCCCCTTCCCGTGTAGGGATACTGAACCCCTTCCCCCTGTAGGGATATGAACCCCCTTCCCCTGTAGGGATACTGAACCCCTTCCCCCTGTAGGGATACTGAACCCCCTCTACCCCTGTAGAGATACTGAACCCACTTCCCCCTGTAGGGATACTGAACCCCCTTCCCCCTGTATGGATACTGAACCCCCTTCCCCGTGTGGGGATACTGAACCCCCTTCCCCCTGTAGGGATACTGAACCAACTTTCCCGTGTGGGATATTGAACCAACTTCCCCGTGTGGGGATATTGAACCAACTTCCCCGTGTGGGGATATTGAACCAACTTCCCCGTGTGGGGATACTGAACCAACTTCCCCGTGTGGGGATATTGAACCAACTTCCCCGTGTGGGGATATTGAACCAACTTCCACGTGTGGGGATATTGAACCAACTTCCACGTGTGGGGATATTGAACCAACTTCCCCGTGTGGGGATATTGAACCAACTTCCCCGTGTGGGGATATTGAACCAACTTCCCCGTGGGGATATTGAACCAACTTCCTCGTGTGGGGATACTGTAGGAGTGTAGGATAGTCGAATGGGAGCTATAATGTCCTGCATGAGGGTTATAGTATCTTTACCAGAGCTGGAGTGTCCTTCAGTGCTGAGGTTACTCCAACAGGAGGATCAGCTGTGTTTGAGAATACTTTAAGCAGACCGTTGAAACATTCTATGGTTGAAAGGCATCGTGGACTTTGCCCACTGGCAGTTGATAGGTTGAGTCTCTTCTCTCATGTGAGACAGGATAGGTGGATCAGGTGGGTAAAGGAGAGCACATTCAGACAGAACACCTCAGCAGACTGTTGAAAGGAACAGTAGTGGGCCTGAGACTACTCTTTAAagtgagatgggagagagagaacagagtgggGAGCCAGGGAGGTCAGTTGTATCCCAGATCAGAGTGGTCCATCAGGCCTCTTCTCCAGGCTGTACTCCCTGGTCCTCAGGACCTTCCAGCCCACCACCCCAAGCAGGAAGATCCCCATCACCTTGAAGCCCACCTGCAGGCCCAGGTACCTGCAGAGATACGATAAGGCAGGAGGGTTAGAGCTAGTTTAGCATGACTGTAAATATCACAATCCCACCTGTAGACCCAGGTACCTGCAGggaaatcaatcaaccaatcagtcAACCAATCcagtcaaccaaccaaccaatcaaccaatcagtcAACCAATCCAGTCAACCAACCAATCAGTCAACCAATCCagtcaaccaaccaatcaatcaaccaatcaccaACCAAtcaccaaccaatcaatcaaccaatcagtcaaccaaccaaccaccaataaatcaatcaaccaatcagtcaaccaaccaatcaccaaccaatcaatcaaccaatcagtcaaccaaccaatcagtcaaccaaccaatcaccaaccaatcaatcaagcAATACATTAATCAATTAGTCATTCTAACTTGTATAAATGAGGCGTGACAATAGTTACATCAGACATTGTTCTTACCTGTTCCTCAGGATGTTATTGTCATAGTAACCACAGCCCAGCCGGCTGTTACAGGCCTGTTTCCACCAGATACAGGAGCTGTCGATGACAATGCCGAACAGGGCTGGGGCTGGTAACCAGGCTAGAATAGAGGAGGATCACAcaatacatcacattatatacaGGATCTGAGGATGGTCATGTTGAACAGGGCTGGTAACCAGGctatttaatattatattatatacaggagctgaggatggtcatgttgaacagggctggtaaccaggctatttaatattatatacaggagctgaggatggtcatgctgaacagggctggtaaccaggctatttaatattatattatattatattatattatatacaggagCTGAGGACGGTCATGTTGAACAGGGCTGGTAACCAGGCTATTTAATATTATATACAGGAGTTGAGGATGGTCATGTTGAACAGGGCTGGTAACCAGGCTATTTAATATTATATACAGGAGCTGAGGATGGTCATGCTGAACAGGGCTGGTAACCAGGctatttaatattatattatatacaggagCTGAGGATGGTCATGTTGAACAGGGCTGGTAACCAGGCTATTTAATATGATATTATATACAGGAGCTGAGGACGGTCATGTTGAACAGGGCTGGTAACCAGTCTATTTAATATGATATTATATACAGGAGCTGAGGATGGTCATGCTGAACAGGGCTGGTAACAGGctatttaatatatatacagGAGTTGAGGAGGTCATGTTGAACAGGGCTGGTAACCAAGCTATTTAATATTATATACAGGAGCTGAGGATGGTCATGCTGAACAGGGCTGGTAACCAGGCtatttaatattatatatatacaggagCTGAGGACGGTCATGCTGAACAGGGCTGGTAACCAGGCTATTTAATTTATATTATATACAGGAGCTGAGGATGGTCATGCTGAACGGGCTGGTAACCAGGCTATTTAATATGATATTATACAAGGAGCTGAGGACGGTCATGCTGAACAGGGCTGGTAACCAGGctatttaatatatatacagGAGCTGAGGACGGTCATGCTGAACAGGGCTGGTAACCAGCTTTAATATTATATACAGGAGCTGAGGATGGTCATGTTGAACAGGGCTGGTAACCAGGCTATTTAATATGATATTATATACAGGAGCTGAGGTGGTCATGCTGAAAAGGGCTGGTAACCGGctatttaatattatattatatacaggagCTGAGGATGTCATGTTGAACAGGGCTGGAACCAGGctatttatatatattatatacaggagctgaggatggtcatgctgaacagggctgg
Coding sequences:
- the LOC120054373 gene encoding solute carrier organic anion transporter family member 2A1-like; this encodes MTILNSSWLPAPALFGIVIDSSCIWWKQACNSRLGCGYYDNNILRNRYLGLQVGFKVMGIFLLGVVGWKVLRTREYSLEKRPDGPL